The Streptococcus toyakuensis genome has a window encoding:
- a CDS encoding Cof-type HAD-IIB family hydrolase, with protein sequence MIKLLALDMDGTLLNEAKEIPQAHITAIHQAIEKGVKLVLCTGRPLFGVLPYYQKLGLDLQNEYVIVNNGCSTHQTSDWGLVDWQELSPADIEYLYDLAEKSDVQLTLFDEEHYFVLGGKPNQVIQNDADLVFSDLTEISLEEATSGKYRMFQGMFLGTKEQTDDFEERFSEELCQRFSGVRSQPVIYEAMPLGTTKATALSRLAEILKIDSSEIMAMGDANNDIEMLQFAGLGIAMGNASDYVKSLADAVTASNEEDGVARAIEKYIL encoded by the coding sequence ATGATTAAACTACTAGCCTTGGATATGGACGGAACCCTCCTCAATGAAGCCAAGGAAATCCCACAAGCTCATATTACTGCTATTCACCAAGCTATTGAAAAAGGTGTCAAACTGGTTCTCTGTACGGGTCGCCCCCTTTTCGGTGTTCTCCCCTACTATCAAAAACTGGGGCTTGATCTCCAGAATGAGTATGTGATTGTTAACAACGGTTGTTCAACTCACCAGACAAGTGACTGGGGACTAGTTGACTGGCAAGAACTTAGTCCAGCTGATATCGAATACCTCTATGACCTAGCAGAAAAAAGCGATGTCCAGTTGACCCTTTTTGATGAGGAACATTATTTTGTCCTCGGTGGCAAGCCCAATCAAGTCATCCAAAATGATGCCGACCTAGTCTTTTCAGACCTGACTGAAATTTCCCTTGAGGAAGCGACTAGTGGCAAGTACCGTATGTTCCAAGGTATGTTTTTGGGTACAAAAGAGCAAACAGATGATTTTGAAGAGCGTTTTTCTGAAGAGCTTTGCCAACGTTTTAGTGGAGTTCGTTCGCAGCCTGTCATTTATGAAGCTATGCCACTTGGAACGACAAAGGCTACTGCTCTTTCACGACTAGCTGAGATTTTGAAGATTGATTCCTCAGAAATTATGGCCATGGGCGATGCTAATAATGATATCGAAATGCTCCAGTTTGCAGGACTTGGCATTGCAATGGGAAATGCCAGCGATTATGTCAAATCCCTTGCGGATGCCGTTACAGCCAGCAACGAAGAAGACGGTGTTGCGCGTGCGATTGAGAAATATATTTTATAA
- a CDS encoding ATP-binding cassette domain-containing protein produces MKTVLDIHGLSKNFDKQAILQDLHLTIREGDIYGLIGKNGAGKTTLIKIITQLLFADKGTVSLFSSQTENEWTKALSRVGSVIESPVAHNHLTAYQNLKYYCMIRHIPNADQVIRETLDYVGLPDTGKKVFRDFSLGMKQRLGIAIALLSKPDFLILDEPINGLDPIGIKEFRLMIQRLNQEKGITILISSHILSELYLVANRFGILDQGKIIREISKAEFETLSEDYIVLKTADQEKACQVLKEQIQLQFKVVNPENEIHIFGQEQDVKQILKELILADVAIDEIYYARQNLEEYFTQLVQ; encoded by the coding sequence ATGAAAACAGTACTTGACATTCATGGATTGTCCAAAAACTTTGACAAACAAGCTATCCTTCAGGATCTTCATCTAACGATAAGAGAGGGAGATATTTATGGACTTATCGGAAAGAACGGAGCTGGGAAGACCACCTTAATAAAAATTATTACGCAACTACTGTTTGCGGATAAAGGGACTGTTTCCCTCTTCTCTAGCCAAACGGAAAATGAGTGGACCAAGGCTCTATCTCGAGTAGGTTCAGTGATAGAATCACCTGTAGCTCATAATCACTTAACAGCCTATCAAAACCTGAAATATTACTGTATGATTCGTCATATTCCAAATGCTGATCAAGTCATTCGAGAAACCCTGGATTATGTAGGTTTGCCAGATACAGGTAAGAAAGTCTTTCGTGATTTCTCGCTAGGAATGAAACAAAGACTTGGTATCGCCATTGCCCTCCTATCCAAACCAGACTTCCTTATTTTAGATGAACCTATCAACGGTCTCGACCCAATTGGTATCAAAGAATTTCGTCTGATGATTCAACGACTCAATCAAGAAAAAGGAATCACCATTCTCATCTCTAGCCATATCTTGTCAGAACTCTATCTCGTAGCAAATCGCTTTGGTATTTTAGATCAAGGCAAGATTATCCGTGAAATCAGCAAAGCTGAATTTGAAACACTAAGTGAGGATTATATTGTCCTTAAGACAGCTGACCAAGAGAAAGCTTGTCAAGTATTAAAAGAACAAATCCAGCTCCAGTTCAAGGTTGTTAATCCAGAAAATGAAATTCACATCTTTGGTCAGGAACAAGATGTCAAACAGATTCTTAAGGAATTAATCTTGGCAGATGTTGCCATTGACGAGATTTACTATGCCCGTCAAAACCTAGAAGAATACTTCACTCAATTGGTCCAATAG
- a CDS encoding ABC transporter permease has translation MIHTIQADFYRLFRSKGFWITEFILFVLLLLGATIGATGHLMAIQTEEPEIPTHGWDGIQALINASSNDSNLVFLCIILTCLVLGVDLIGKLYKNSLTVGVSRTEFFFAKSFVLASIALLQLIASLVIAFVPSTLLNGLGTMPDGFIANLLLMIFLQFLCLLAWLSIISFILYLTHSYLAVFIGYLISSIILSMPMIIFPNIKFLPYLSLHFSYAMTANSESIFYTLIVTLVVIVIFNLSGLAVFKKKSL, from the coding sequence ATGATACATACCATTCAAGCAGACTTTTACCGTCTTTTCCGCTCCAAAGGATTCTGGATTACAGAATTCATTCTCTTTGTCCTCTTGCTACTGGGTGCCACTATCGGGGCTACTGGCCATCTGATGGCAATCCAGACAGAAGAACCAGAAATTCCAACCCATGGTTGGGACGGTATTCAAGCTCTTATCAATGCGTCTAGCAATGATTCAAACCTTGTTTTTCTCTGCATTATTCTAACATGTTTAGTTCTTGGGGTCGATCTAATCGGCAAGCTTTATAAAAATAGTTTGACAGTTGGCGTTTCTCGTACAGAGTTTTTCTTCGCTAAATCCTTTGTACTAGCAAGCATCGCTCTCTTGCAACTCATCGCCAGCCTTGTGATTGCTTTTGTTCCCTCAACTCTACTGAACGGACTTGGTACGATGCCTGATGGTTTTATTGCCAATCTCCTCTTAATGATTTTCCTTCAATTTCTATGCCTACTCGCTTGGCTTTCCATTATTTCCTTTATTCTCTACCTGACTCATTCTTATCTTGCCGTATTTATTGGTTATCTGATTAGCTCTATCATCCTTTCTATGCCAATGATCATTTTTCCAAATATCAAATTTTTACCATATTTGTCCTTGCATTTTTCCTATGCTATGACTGCTAATAGTGAATCCATTTTCTATACCCTTATAGTTACTTTAGTTGTTATTGTAATCTTTAATCTAAGTGGACTGGCAGTTTTCAAAAAGAAAAGTCTATAA
- a CDS encoding sensor histidine kinase, producing the protein MTYMIIVVLLVLLIILSIALIRYHLALKNLSQQIEDKILTGSIKRVGVSIFSKHFLHLYQQIENLFQEVEQSRLVMKREKQTLDMAISNIAHDIRTPLTIASGYTQQLIKTPENKAETLQKIAQHLDLVSKRLEALLEYRRLMEGAVKPKLEEVDFSTFITKKTLAYYDVFQAANITLDFKVEDDLKMRTDENLLDRILQNLLGNVLKHGKEEARLSFRKEKGQLVLEIANLVKQPIKRIEKLSNRFYSENLSDTEESSGLGLYITEELCHLLGAEMKLSTDGQWLSVFIYF; encoded by the coding sequence ATGACCTACATGATAATCGTTGTCCTACTGGTACTCCTAATTATTTTATCGATTGCATTGATTCGCTACCATCTAGCACTTAAAAACTTGAGTCAACAGATTGAAGACAAGATTCTCACAGGTAGTATAAAAAGAGTCGGAGTCAGCATTTTTTCCAAACATTTTTTACATCTCTACCAGCAGATTGAGAATCTATTTCAGGAAGTAGAACAATCTCGATTGGTGATGAAAAGAGAAAAGCAGACTCTGGATATGGCCATCAGCAATATCGCCCATGATATTCGGACGCCTCTGACTATCGCTTCAGGCTACACCCAACAATTGATAAAAACTCCTGAAAACAAAGCAGAAACCTTACAAAAAATAGCCCAGCATCTTGATTTAGTTTCCAAACGTTTGGAGGCACTCCTAGAATACCGTCGTTTGATGGAAGGAGCTGTCAAACCGAAACTGGAAGAAGTGGATTTTTCAACTTTTATCACCAAAAAAACTCTGGCTTATTATGATGTTTTTCAGGCAGCAAATATCACGCTTGATTTTAAGGTTGAAGATGATTTAAAAATGAGGACTGATGAAAACTTGCTGGATCGGATTTTACAAAATTTGCTTGGAAATGTCCTCAAGCATGGCAAGGAGGAAGCGCGGCTATCTTTTAGGAAGGAAAAGGGACAGCTTGTCTTAGAGATTGCAAACCTTGTCAAACAGCCCATCAAAAGAATAGAAAAGCTCAGCAACCGTTTTTATTCTGAAAATCTATCAGATACTGAAGAATCCTCTGGTTTAGGACTTTATATCACTGAGGAATTATGCCATCTTCTCGGTGCAGAGATGAAACTAAGCACAGATGGACAGTGGTTATCAGTTTTTATTTACTTTTAA
- a CDS encoding response regulator transcription factor, with the protein MARILVIEDNSDIQEILRALLTEEHEVVQAFSGTEGIMRFDQGGIDLVLLDIMLPGKNGDQVLKAIREQSQIPVIMLTALSDKKLISQYLLDGANDYIVKPFDLDEVFARVTVQLRQSVEKQPMEIEKTENLPQKLKNIQFDAESFEIKNSQETIRLAKKECLILQTLLKHPKKIFTKEELYEFVWEENYLPGDNTLNTHLSNLRKKLNQLDPNQEYIETIWGVGVRLKGDKQ; encoded by the coding sequence ATGGCTAGGATATTGGTTATTGAAGACAATAGTGACATTCAAGAGATTTTACGAGCACTTCTTACTGAGGAGCATGAGGTGGTTCAAGCCTTTTCTGGTACAGAAGGAATCATGCGTTTTGACCAAGGTGGGATTGACCTCGTTTTGCTAGATATCATGCTTCCTGGGAAAAATGGGGATCAGGTTTTAAAAGCCATAAGGGAACAAAGTCAAATTCCAGTCATTATGCTAACGGCTTTGAGCGATAAGAAGCTAATCAGTCAATACCTCTTAGACGGTGCCAATGATTACATAGTCAAGCCTTTTGATTTGGACGAAGTCTTTGCCAGAGTTACTGTTCAATTACGTCAAAGCGTAGAAAAACAGCCTATGGAAATAGAAAAAACTGAAAATCTGCCACAAAAATTGAAAAATATCCAGTTTGATGCCGAAAGTTTTGAAATCAAAAATAGTCAGGAAACGATTCGTCTTGCTAAGAAAGAATGCTTGATTCTCCAAACTCTCCTTAAACACCCTAAGAAAATTTTTACCAAGGAAGAACTTTATGAATTTGTCTGGGAGGAGAACTACCTACCTGGAGATAACACTCTCAATACGCATTTGAGTAATCTTCGTAAAAAATTAAACCAGCTTGACCCAAATCAAGAATATATTGAAACCATTTGGGGAGTTGGGGTAAGATTAAAAGGAGATAAGCAATGA
- the aguB gene encoding N-carbamoylputrescine amidase, protein MRNVRVAAIQMQCAKDVATNIQTAERLVRQAAEQGAQIILLPELFERPYFCQERQYDYYQHAQSVTDNTAIQHFKTIAKELKVVLPISFYEKDCNVLYNSIAVIDADGEVLGVYRKTHIPDDHYYQEKFYFTPGNTGFKVWDTRYAKIGIGICWDQWFPETARCLALNGAELLFYPTAIGSEPILDTDSCGHWQRTMQGHAAANIVPVIAANRYGLEEVTPSEENGGQSSSLDFYGSSFMTDETGAILEQAERQAEAVLLATYDLDKGASERLNWGLFRDRRPEMYQRITD, encoded by the coding sequence ATGAGAAATGTAAGAGTTGCAGCCATTCAGATGCAATGTGCCAAGGATGTGGCAACAAATATCCAAACCGCAGAGCGTTTAGTACGTCAGGCTGCAGAACAAGGTGCACAAATCATTCTCTTACCCGAGTTGTTTGAACGTCCCTATTTCTGTCAGGAACGTCAGTATGACTACTATCAGCATGCCCAATCGGTGACAGACAATACAGCTATTCAGCATTTTAAAACCATTGCCAAGGAGCTAAAGGTCGTTTTACCAATCAGTTTCTATGAAAAAGATTGCAATGTCTTGTATAACTCTATTGCCGTTATTGATGCAGATGGGGAAGTGCTGGGTGTTTATCGAAAGACCCACATACCAGATGACCATTACTATCAAGAGAAATTCTATTTCACACCTGGCAACACAGGTTTCAAGGTCTGGGATACTCGCTATGCCAAGATTGGGATCGGTATCTGTTGGGATCAATGGTTCCCTGAAACAGCGCGCTGTCTTGCATTGAATGGTGCTGAATTGCTCTTTTATCCTACAGCCATCGGTTCAGAGCCAATTTTGGATACAGATAGTTGTGGTCACTGGCAACGTACCATGCAAGGACACGCAGCAGCAAATATTGTTCCAGTCATCGCAGCCAATCGTTATGGATTAGAGGAAGTCACTCCAAGTGAGGAAAATGGTGGACAGAGTTCCAGTCTTGACTTTTACGGTTCATCCTTTATGACGGATGAAACAGGAGCTATTCTAGAGCAAGCTGAAAGACAAGCTGAAGCTGTTCTGTTAGCTACTTATGACCTAGACAAGGGAGCAAGCGAACGCCTAAACTGGGGCTTGTTTCGAGATAGAAGACCCGAAATGTATCAACGAATTACGGACTAG
- the aguA gene encoding agmatine deiminase, with translation MMDSPKKLGYRMPAEYEPHHGTLMIWPTRPGSWPFQGKAAKRAFSQIIKTIAEGERVYLLVEQDYLSEAQDYLGDSVVYLDIPTNDAWARDTGPTILVNDKLQKLAVDWSFNAWGGAVDGLYQDYEDDDQVASHFAEALEMPVYDAKPFVLEGGAIHSDGQGTILVTESCLLSPGRNPHLTKEEIKNTLLESLGAEKVIWLPYGIYQDETNEHVDNVAAFVGPAELVLAWTDDESDAQYAMSKADLELLEQETDAKGRPFTIHKLPVPALHQVVTKEDLPGYIYEEGEEERYAGERLAASYVNFYIANKAVLVPQFQDKNDQVALDILSKRFPDRKVIGIPARDILLGGGNIHCITQQIPE, from the coding sequence ATGATGGACAGTCCCAAAAAATTAGGCTATCGCATGCCAGCAGAGTACGAACCCCATCATGGTACCCTCATGATATGGCCGACTCGACCAGGTTCATGGCCCTTTCAAGGAAAGGCTGCCAAAAGAGCTTTCAGCCAGATTATTAAGACCATAGCAGAAGGGGAGAGAGTCTATCTTTTGGTGGAGCAAGATTATCTATCTGAAGCCCAAGACTACCTTGGAGATAGCGTTGTTTATTTAGACATTCCCACCAATGATGCCTGGGCCCGTGATACAGGTCCGACTATTCTTGTCAATGATAAACTCCAGAAATTAGCCGTGGATTGGTCTTTCAATGCTTGGGGTGGTGCTGTTGATGGTCTTTATCAAGATTATGAAGATGATGACCAAGTAGCTAGTCATTTCGCCGAGGCCTTGGAAATGCCTGTTTATGATGCCAAACCTTTTGTCCTAGAAGGCGGCGCAATCCATAGCGATGGTCAAGGAACCATTCTCGTAACTGAAAGTTGCTTGCTCAGTCCGGGTCGTAATCCTCATCTGACTAAAGAGGAAATTAAGAATACCTTATTAGAGAGCCTTGGCGCTGAAAAAGTTATTTGGCTTCCTTATGGTATTTATCAGGATGAAACCAATGAACACGTTGATAATGTTGCTGCCTTTGTTGGTCCTGCAGAGCTTGTCTTAGCTTGGACGGACGACGAAAGTGATGCTCAGTATGCCATGTCAAAAGCAGATCTCGAACTCTTAGAGCAAGAGACAGATGCAAAAGGTCGTCCCTTCACCATTCATAAACTTCCTGTCCCAGCTCTTCATCAAGTTGTAACCAAAGAGGATTTGCCAGGCTACATCTATGAAGAAGGAGAAGAAGAGCGATACGCAGGTGAACGACTAGCAGCTTCCTACGTAAACTTTTATATCGCCAACAAGGCTGTCCTAGTTCCTCAGTTTCAGGATAAAAACGACCAAGTGGCCTTAGATATCCTCAGCAAGCGTTTTCCAGACCGTAAAGTTATCGGAATACCAGCCAGAGATATTCTCTTAGGTGGTGGCAATATTCACTGTATCACCCAACAAATCCCAGAATAG
- the nspC gene encoding carboxynorspermidine decarboxylase, with the protein MKLEQVPTPAYVIDLAKLEANCRILQYVQEEAGCKVLLAQKAYSLYKTYPLISQYLSGTTASGLYEAKLAREEFPGEVHVFAPAFKDADLEELLEITNHIVFNSERQLRKHGARCRDAGVSVGLRLNPQCSTQGDHALYDPCAPGSRFGVTSDKIPSDLLDLVDGLHFHTLCEQGADDLETTLKAVEEQFGAYLHQVKWLNMGGGHHITREDYDVDLLISEIKRIRETYNLEIYIEPGEAIALNAGYLATEVLDIVENGMEILVLDASATCHMPDVLEMPYRPPLRNGFAAQEKAHTYRLSSNTCLTGDVIGDYSFENPVQTGDRLYFEDMAIYSFVKNNTFNGIGLPSLYLMDDQGDCSLVKAFGYQDFKGRLS; encoded by the coding sequence ATGAAGTTAGAACAAGTACCAACGCCAGCCTATGTCATTGACTTGGCCAAGTTAGAAGCAAACTGCCGCATTCTACAATATGTACAAGAAGAGGCTGGTTGCAAGGTTTTGCTTGCCCAGAAGGCTTATTCCCTCTACAAAACCTATCCCTTGATTAGCCAGTATCTATCAGGTACGACAGCCAGTGGACTCTATGAAGCTAAGCTAGCTAGGGAAGAATTTCCAGGAGAAGTCCATGTATTTGCGCCAGCCTTTAAGGATGCGGACTTGGAGGAATTGCTGGAGATAACAAATCATATCGTCTTTAACTCAGAGAGACAGTTGCGTAAACATGGGGCCCGTTGTCGGGATGCTGGTGTAAGCGTGGGTTTGCGACTTAACCCTCAGTGTTCAACTCAAGGTGACCACGCGCTCTATGACCCTTGTGCACCTGGCTCCCGTTTTGGAGTAACTTCAGACAAGATACCGAGTGATTTGCTGGATTTGGTGGATGGTCTTCATTTTCACACCCTTTGCGAGCAGGGAGCAGATGATTTAGAGACAACTTTGAAAGCAGTAGAAGAGCAATTTGGAGCCTATTTGCATCAGGTCAAATGGCTCAATATGGGGGGCGGACACCACATCACAAGAGAGGACTATGATGTAGATTTGCTGATTTCTGAGATCAAGCGTATCCGAGAAACTTACAATCTTGAAATCTATATCGAGCCTGGTGAAGCCATTGCGCTCAATGCAGGTTATCTAGCAACTGAAGTATTGGATATTGTCGAAAACGGTATGGAAATCTTGGTTTTAGACGCCTCTGCGACCTGCCATATGCCTGATGTACTTGAGATGCCCTATCGTCCACCTTTGAGAAATGGATTTGCCGCTCAGGAAAAAGCCCATACTTATAGACTTTCTTCCAATACCTGTCTGACGGGTGATGTGATTGGTGATTATAGTTTTGAAAATCCAGTCCAAACCGGAGATAGACTCTATTTCGAAGATATGGCTATTTACTCATTTGTCAAAAATAATACCTTTAACGGTATTGGATTACCAAGTCTTTATCTCATGGACGATCAGGGTGACTGTAGCTTAGTCAAAGCCTTTGGCTATCAAGATTTTAAAGGGAGATTATCATGA
- a CDS encoding saccharopine dehydrogenase family protein produces the protein MSRLLVIGCGGVAQVAISKICQDSETFAEIMIASRTKSKCDDLKAKLEGKTSTKIETAALDADKVEEVIALIESYKPEAVLNVALPYQDLTIMDACLATGVHYIDTANYEAEDTEDPEWRAIYEKRCKKLGFTAYFDYSWQWAYQEKFKEAGLTALLGSGFDPGVTSVFSAYALKHYFDEIHYIDILDCNGGDHGYPFATNFNPEINLREVSAPGSYWEDGKWVEVEAMSIKREYDFPQVGQKDMYLLHHEEIESLAKNIPGVKRIRFFMTFGQSYLTHMKCLENVGLLRTDTINFNGQDIVPIQFLKALLPDPASLGPRTVGKTNIGCIFTGVKDGVEKTIYIYNVCDHQECYAEVGSQAISYTTGVPAMIGTKLVMNGTWKQAGVYNLEELDPDPFMEALNEYGLPWIVVENPQMVD, from the coding sequence ATGAGTCGTTTACTAGTTATTGGATGTGGGGGAGTTGCCCAAGTTGCTATTTCAAAGATTTGTCAAGATAGCGAAACCTTTGCAGAGATTATGATTGCTAGCCGTACCAAGTCAAAATGTGATGACTTGAAGGCTAAACTGGAAGGCAAAACAAGTACAAAGATTGAGACAGCTGCTCTTGATGCTGACAAGGTAGAAGAAGTGATTGCCCTGATTGAAAGCTATAAACCAGAAGCTGTTTTGAACGTAGCTCTGCCTTATCAAGATTTAACCATTATGGATGCTTGTTTGGCAACAGGTGTTCACTATATCGATACAGCCAACTACGAAGCAGAGGATACAGAAGACCCTGAATGGCGTGCCATCTATGAGAAACGTTGTAAAAAACTTGGTTTTACAGCTTACTTTGACTACTCATGGCAATGGGCTTATCAGGAGAAATTCAAAGAGGCTGGCTTGACCGCTCTTCTTGGTTCTGGTTTTGACCCAGGTGTGACTAGTGTCTTTTCAGCCTATGCCCTCAAACACTATTTTGATGAAATCCATTATATCGACATTTTAGACTGTAATGGTGGTGACCACGGTTATCCATTTGCAACCAACTTTAACCCAGAAATTAATCTCCGTGAGGTTTCTGCTCCAGGTTCTTACTGGGAAGATGGAAAATGGGTCGAAGTTGAAGCCATGTCTATCAAGCGCGAGTACGATTTCCCTCAAGTTGGACAAAAAGACATGTATCTCCTTCACCATGAAGAAATCGAATCATTGGCCAAGAACATTCCAGGTGTTAAACGTATTCGCTTCTTTATGACCTTTGGTCAATCTTATCTAACGCATATGAAATGCTTGGAAAATGTTGGACTCCTTCGTACGGATACCATTAACTTCAATGGACAAGACATCGTTCCGATTCAATTTTTGAAAGCCTTGCTTCCAGATCCAGCAAGCCTTGGGCCACGCACTGTAGGTAAAACCAATATTGGATGTATCTTTACAGGTGTCAAAGATGGCGTTGAAAAGACCATCTACATCTACAATGTCTGCGACCATCAGGAATGTTATGCAGAAGTTGGTTCACAAGCTATTTCATATACAACAGGAGTTCCAGCCATGATTGGTACAAAATTGGTTATGAACGGTACTTGGAAACAAGCTGGAGTTTACAACCTTGAAGAGTTGGATCCAGATCCATTCATGGAAGCTTTGAATGAGTATGGTTTGCCTTGGATTGTGGTTGAAAATCCACAAATGGTGGACTGA
- the speE gene encoding polyamine aminopropyltransferase, whose translation MDLWFSEVHTPDVKLSLRTAKQLYAGKSEWQDIEVLDTPAFGKILILNGHVLFSDADDFVYNEMTVHVPMAVHPNPKKVLVIGGGDGGVAQVLTLYPELEQIDIVEPDEMLVEVCREYFPDFAAGLDDPRVTIYYQNGLRFLRNCEDDYDIIINDATDPFGHTEGLFTKEFYGNSYRALKEDGIMIYQHGSPFFDEDESACRSMHRKVNQAFPISRVYQAHIPTSPAGYWLFGFASKKYHPVKDFDKEGWKKRQLFTEYYTANLHVGAFMLPKYVEDILEEEEGKK comes from the coding sequence ATGGATTTATGGTTTTCTGAAGTTCATACTCCAGATGTGAAATTGTCCCTGAGAACAGCCAAGCAACTCTACGCTGGTAAAAGTGAATGGCAGGATATCGAAGTCTTGGATACACCAGCTTTTGGGAAAATACTGATTTTAAATGGGCATGTCTTGTTTTCAGATGCGGATGATTTTGTCTACAATGAAATGACCGTCCACGTTCCCATGGCTGTCCACCCAAATCCCAAGAAAGTATTGGTTATTGGGGGTGGTGATGGCGGTGTCGCCCAAGTATTAACACTCTATCCTGAGCTGGAACAAATCGATATTGTGGAACCAGATGAGATGTTGGTTGAAGTCTGTCGTGAGTATTTCCCAGACTTTGCTGCAGGGCTAGATGATCCTCGTGTTACCATTTACTACCAAAATGGGCTACGCTTTTTGCGAAACTGCGAAGATGATTACGATATTATCATCAACGATGCGACAGATCCGTTTGGCCATACGGAAGGGCTCTTTACCAAGGAATTCTACGGCAACAGTTATAGAGCCTTGAAAGAAGACGGCATCATGATTTACCAGCATGGTAGTCCCTTCTTTGACGAAGATGAGTCAGCTTGTCGAAGCATGCACCGCAAGGTCAATCAAGCCTTTCCAATCAGTCGGGTCTATCAGGCCCACATCCCAACTAGCCCTGCTGGTTATTGGTTGTTTGGATTTGCATCGAAAAAATACCACCCTGTCAAGGATTTTGACAAGGAAGGCTGGAAAAAACGCCAGCTTTTCACAGAATATTACACTGCAAACTTACACGTGGGAGCCTTTATGTTGCCCAAGTATGTTGAGGACATTTTAGAAGAAGAGGAAGGAAAAAAATGA